A region of Caminibacter pacificus DNA encodes the following proteins:
- a CDS encoding HU family DNA-binding protein, whose amino-acid sequence MKYTEIIKAIAKNTNKPEKEISRVLKEFKNIVIKEVAEGNEVNILGFGKFYRIKMNPRELKLEGKTYKVPARFVPKFKAGEKFKKEVNKGKK is encoded by the coding sequence ATGAAATATACGGAAATTATTAAAGCTATCGCTAAGAATACAAACAAGCCTGAAAAAGAAATTTCCCGAGTTTTAAAAGAGTTTAAAAACATAGTGATAAAAGAAGTCGCAGAAGGAAACGAAGTAAATATTCTTGGATTTGGAAAATTTTATCGAATAAAAATGAATCCGAGAGAGTTAAAATTGGAGGGTAAAACTTACAAAGTACCTGCTCGTTTTGTGCCTAAATTTAAAGCAGGAGAAAAATTTAAGAAAGAAGTTAATAAAGGGAAGAAATGA
- a CDS encoding thioredoxin domain-containing protein: MKKSIIVPIAVILLSSVSNAIVIANPATSIVVLNSLNKSYTDKKDVILKDKKALELLKPFKEQYNKLSAILELGKVELIAKPTEYGYIKFEIIPKEQNNTAAFVFYETKDKSRLIFGDIVLKNGKVLRGGIVKLPHHYTKQEIQTIKNGISFTYGEGKKDIYIVTDPECPFCRKFEKEFGDKLAKKYRIHVILYPLPFHKDAKAMSYYILAGKTDTEKAERFKKILSGSDVWKNVKYNPGVIKKEEIKLEKAQKAVEVLKAPGTPSMYDSNFQPIQNPNELLKGGK; the protein is encoded by the coding sequence ATGAAAAAAAGTATAATCGTTCCTATTGCGGTTATTTTATTATCTTCCGTTTCAAATGCGATAGTAATCGCAAATCCGGCAACGTCAATAGTTGTGTTAAATTCACTTAACAAGTCATATACGGATAAAAAAGATGTTATCTTAAAAGATAAAAAAGCTTTAGAGCTTTTAAAGCCTTTTAAGGAGCAATACAATAAGCTTTCCGCCATTTTGGAATTAGGTAAGGTTGAATTAATTGCAAAACCTACCGAATACGGATATATTAAATTTGAAATTATCCCAAAAGAACAAAACAATACGGCGGCTTTTGTGTTTTATGAAACAAAAGATAAAAGCCGTTTAATTTTTGGGGATATTGTCTTAAAAAACGGGAAAGTGTTAAGAGGAGGTATAGTCAAACTACCTCATCACTACACAAAACAGGAAATCCAAACTATTAAAAACGGCATATCTTTTACATACGGAGAAGGGAAAAAAGATATTTACATCGTAACAGACCCGGAATGTCCGTTTTGTAGAAAATTTGAAAAAGAGTTTGGCGACAAACTTGCTAAGAAGTATCGTATTCACGTAATTTTATATCCTCTTCCGTTTCATAAAGACGCAAAAGCTATGAGTTACTATATTTTAGCGGGTAAAACCGATACTGAAAAAGCTGAAAGATTTAAAAAAATACTCTCAGGCAGTGATGTTTGGAAAAACGTAAAATATAACCCGGGAGTAATAAAAAAAGAGGAAATAAAACTTGAAAAAGCCCAAAAGGCGGTTGAGGTGTTAAAAGCACCCGGAACACCAAGTATGTATGATTCAAACTTCCAACCTATCCAAAACCCCAACGAGCTTTTAAAAGGCGGCAAATAA
- a CDS encoding phosphoadenosine phosphosulfate reductase family protein, with amino-acid sequence MTDYRDIIQNIKNVVADFLQKDYAISVAFSGGKDSTLTLILFFEAIKEFPLQFLENKKISINFSDTLMELPQYEIYVIETLKKIEEYIQKQGWNIKLNKIKPERKHKFFNLILGKGQTLPRRDFRWCTDRLKILPQEKLEDMEEKKLTIIGARKEESNDRKKRLEKNSSEENKYIKKVNDNKYLFAPIEDLKLEDVWEGIFLFSQNSFQTDPQEWINFTDIYNLYKSATSNKDLYPDARFGCWLCPLVKKDQTLMNLVEKYPQYQPLLEFRDFIMSYQTIWSKSPHLPPLRDIYNHRNFKVNLYKIKNHRQGMISPGGYSLETRIMFYEKLLTTLKEVKNLDKKFPLKVYLDEEDIKYIQEIWFFEGDYNLTAYKKAKEILEIDINYTNLSKEVRFYKQFLYLYTHYYCPYKADEASFSDIRDEILIMKEFVKINKIDIKEIDLMDKVYFGDLIHSYATARKFIFEELREKGVYFSDSSFEYKIAEEWFRDEISFWVFEYLHRKGYVKFVEDKIRPDSLERFYNALEFMKVADSVEAVEENPFLTIEEKIEFMELNREGINNYKIYLEKIEKYFDELYAEKNEEQEYPKISQLSLFS; translated from the coding sequence TTGACTGATTATAGGGATATAATACAAAATATCAAAAACGTAGTAGCTGATTTTTTGCAAAAAGATTATGCTATTTCTGTTGCTTTTAGTGGTGGCAAGGATAGCACTTTAACACTTATTTTGTTTTTTGAGGCTATAAAAGAATTTCCGCTTCAGTTTTTAGAGAATAAGAAAATAAGCATTAATTTCTCCGATACCTTAATGGAGTTGCCGCAATATGAGATATATGTCATAGAAACCCTTAAAAAAATTGAAGAATATATACAAAAGCAGGGCTGGAATATAAAACTCAATAAAATCAAACCTGAACGAAAACACAAGTTTTTTAACTTAATACTCGGAAAAGGGCAAACGCTCCCGAGACGAGACTTCCGATGGTGCACGGATAGATTAAAGATATTGCCTCAGGAGAAACTTGAGGATATGGAAGAGAAAAAATTAACGATTATAGGAGCAAGGAAAGAGGAGTCAAATGATAGAAAAAAAAGACTTGAGAAGAATAGTTCGGAAGAAAATAAATATATAAAGAAAGTTAATGACAATAAATATCTTTTTGCTCCTATTGAAGATTTAAAACTTGAAGACGTTTGGGAGGGAATTTTTCTTTTTTCTCAAAATTCTTTCCAAACAGACCCACAGGAATGGATTAATTTTACAGACATCTATAATCTTTACAAATCCGCCACAAGCAATAAAGATTTGTATCCTGATGCGCGCTTTGGTTGTTGGTTGTGCCCTTTGGTAAAAAAAGACCAAACCTTAATGAATTTAGTTGAAAAATATCCTCAATATCAACCTCTATTGGAATTTAGAGATTTTATTATGAGTTATCAAACGATATGGAGTAAAAGTCCTCATTTGCCCCCTCTTAGGGACATATATAATCATCGTAATTTTAAGGTAAATTTATACAAAATAAAAAATCATCGTCAAGGTATGATTTCTCCCGGAGGTTATTCTCTTGAAACAAGAATTATGTTTTACGAAAAATTATTGACCACTTTAAAAGAAGTAAAAAATTTAGATAAAAAATTTCCTCTTAAAGTTTATTTGGATGAAGAAGATATTAAATATATTCAAGAGATTTGGTTTTTTGAGGGAGACTATAATTTAACTGCTTATAAAAAAGCTAAGGAAATTTTAGAAATTGATATTAACTATACAAATCTCTCAAAAGAGGTTCGCTTTTATAAACAATTTTTGTATTTATATACTCATTATTACTGCCCTTATAAGGCAGATGAAGCAAGTTTTTCTGATATAAGAGATGAAATTCTTATTATGAAAGAATTTGTAAAGATTAATAAAATAGATATTAAAGAAATAGATTTAATGGATAAAGTTTATTTTGGAGATTTAATCCATTCATATGCTACCGCAAGAAAGTTTATATTTGAAGAGTTAAGAGAAAAAGGTGTGTATTTTAGTGATTCGTCATTTGAGTATAAAATTGCTGAAGAATGGTTTAGGGATGAAATAAGTTTTTGGGTTTTTGAATACCTACACCGCAAGGGATATGTAAAATTTGTAGAAGACAAAATAAGACCTGATTCTCTCGAGAGATTTTATAATGCTCTTGAATTTATGAAGGTTGCTGACTCTGTAGAGGCGGTTGAAGAGAATCCTTTTTTAACAATTGAGGAAAAAATTGAGTTTATGGAACTTAACAGAGAGGGAATTAATAACTACAAAATATATCTTGAGAAGATAGAAAAATACTTTGACGAATTATATGCCGAGAAAAATGA